The Saccharothrix variisporea genome has a segment encoding these proteins:
- a CDS encoding TetR/AcrR family transcriptional regulator yields MADTVKSGSKRRYHAPQRAEQAAATRHAILEAARELFTTRGYAATTIGQVAQRSGVAVDTVYATVGRKPVLLREVFETALSGRDEAVPAEERDYVQAIRAAPTAAEKLATYAQALVSIAPRVAPVQAALRDAAARDPECAALDRELSERRATNMRLFAADLRATGDLRPDLTDDEVADIIWSMASADYYLLYVRHRGWTPARFGTHLHDAWTRLLLRHP; encoded by the coding sequence ATGGCCGACACAGTCAAGAGCGGGTCCAAGCGCCGCTACCACGCACCCCAACGCGCCGAACAGGCCGCCGCCACCCGCCACGCGATCCTCGAAGCCGCGCGCGAGCTGTTCACCACGCGGGGTTACGCCGCCACGACCATCGGGCAGGTCGCGCAACGCTCGGGCGTGGCCGTGGACACCGTGTACGCCACCGTGGGCCGCAAGCCCGTGCTGCTGCGCGAGGTCTTCGAGACCGCCCTGTCGGGCCGCGACGAGGCCGTGCCCGCGGAGGAACGCGACTACGTCCAGGCGATCCGCGCCGCCCCCACCGCCGCCGAGAAGCTGGCGACCTACGCGCAGGCCCTGGTCTCCATCGCGCCCAGGGTGGCCCCGGTCCAGGCGGCCCTGCGCGACGCCGCCGCCCGCGACCCGGAATGCGCCGCCCTGGACCGCGAACTCTCCGAACGCCGGGCCACCAACATGCGCCTCTTCGCCGCCGACCTGCGCGCCACGGGCGACCTGCGCCCGGACCTGACCGACGACGAGGTCGCCGACATCATCTGGAGCATGGCGTCGGCCGACTACTACCTCCTCTACGTCCGCCACCGAGGCTGGACCCCGGCCCGCTTCGGCACCCACCTCCACGACGCCTGGACCCGCCTCCTGCTGCGCCACCCCTGA
- a CDS encoding DUF418 domain-containing protein, translated as MTSHTAPRTTRGPVRRGERALAPDLARGVMLLIIALANVAGVVFAGEPGLDPSPEGVDRGLTFLLYDLAHARGYPVFAVMFGYGIVQLARRQLASGATPEQVRGVLVRRNLWLVAFGVVHGTLLYYGDFLGAYGIVGLTMTLVLLRRGDKFHRIALGIWALATVEVVGLGVIVVARIFGGSSGSASLPVGHVDSLDATDYLTSVVDRLGEWPVHTATALPFILIAWLGMWAARRRVLEEPARHRTMLRWTAVVGVGLSVLGGLPAALVAAGWLDVPASTAELVLLLHGGSGMFAGPGYVAVFGLVVARITRPGPVVGALSALGRRSLSGYLVQSVAWLVLFAPFTLALDERSPLPTLTAVVAAALVWLITVLVARALGDRPGPAETVLRRLTYRT; from the coding sequence ATGACGTCCCACACCGCACCGCGGACGACGAGAGGGCCGGTCCGGCGCGGCGAACGCGCCCTCGCGCCCGACCTGGCCCGCGGGGTGATGCTGCTGATCATCGCGCTGGCCAACGTGGCCGGCGTCGTGTTCGCCGGCGAACCCGGCCTCGACCCGTCACCCGAGGGCGTCGACCGCGGCCTGACGTTCCTGCTCTACGACCTCGCCCACGCCCGCGGCTACCCGGTGTTCGCGGTGATGTTCGGCTACGGCATCGTCCAGCTCGCCCGCCGCCAGCTCGCCTCCGGCGCCACGCCCGAGCAGGTCCGCGGCGTGCTCGTGCGGCGCAACCTGTGGCTGGTGGCGTTCGGGGTCGTGCACGGCACCCTGCTGTACTACGGCGACTTCCTCGGCGCGTACGGGATCGTCGGGCTGACGATGACGTTGGTGCTGCTGCGCCGGGGCGACAAGTTCCACCGGATCGCGCTGGGCATCTGGGCGTTGGCGACGGTCGAGGTGGTCGGCCTCGGGGTCATCGTGGTCGCGCGGATCTTCGGCGGGTCGAGCGGTTCGGCGTCGTTGCCGGTGGGTCACGTCGACTCCCTCGACGCGACCGACTACCTGACGTCGGTGGTGGACCGGCTCGGCGAGTGGCCGGTGCACACCGCGACGGCCCTGCCGTTCATCCTCATCGCGTGGCTGGGCATGTGGGCTGCCCGCCGCCGCGTCCTGGAGGAGCCCGCCCGCCACCGGACGATGCTGCGGTGGACCGCCGTCGTGGGCGTCGGCCTGTCGGTCCTCGGCGGGCTGCCGGCCGCCCTGGTCGCCGCCGGGTGGCTGGACGTGCCGGCGTCGACCGCCGAGCTGGTGCTGTTGCTGCACGGCGGCAGCGGGATGTTCGCCGGACCCGGGTACGTGGCGGTGTTCGGCCTGGTCGTCGCGCGGATCACCCGTCCAGGGCCGGTCGTGGGCGCGTTGTCGGCGCTGGGGCGGCGGTCGCTGTCGGGTTACCTGGTCCAGTCGGTGGCGTGGCTGGTGCTGTTCGCGCCGTTCACCCTCGCCCTGGACGAGCGTTCACCCCTCCCGACGCTGACCGCGGTGGTCGCCGCGGCCCTGGTGTGGCTGATCACGGTCCTGGTGGCCCGAGCGCTGGGCGACCGGCCGGGCCCGGCCGAGACCGTCCTGCGCCGCTTGACCTACCGGACGTGA
- a CDS encoding TetR/AcrR family transcriptional regulator, with translation MTSEDFVPAALRRLWRMSEPSRLGRRPALDIDQVVTTAVDIADRDGLAGVTLPKVAQVLGFTGMSLYRHVGSKDELLALMADFALGPPPERPATDDWREGLRAWAFAQRAVFQRRPWLTHVPTSGPPAGPHRIAWMEAALAVLAGTGLDWAHKVGVLSLIGGYVAQATRQEHELTQGREEGQGQADAEHAWAMALARLVTPDRFPETANLFASTMFAAPPPGADVAVDADFALGLDLILDGVAARIARPTAPPGRVV, from the coding sequence ATGACGAGCGAGGACTTCGTGCCGGCGGCGCTGCGCAGGCTGTGGCGGATGTCCGAGCCGTCGCGCCTGGGCCGCCGCCCCGCGCTGGACATCGACCAGGTCGTCACCACCGCGGTGGACATCGCCGACCGCGACGGGCTGGCCGGCGTCACCCTGCCCAAGGTGGCCCAGGTGCTGGGGTTCACCGGCATGTCGCTCTACCGGCACGTCGGCTCGAAGGACGAACTGCTCGCGCTCATGGCCGACTTCGCGCTCGGACCGCCGCCGGAGCGCCCGGCCACCGACGACTGGCGGGAAGGCCTGCGGGCCTGGGCGTTCGCGCAGCGGGCGGTCTTCCAGCGCCGACCGTGGCTGACGCACGTGCCGACCTCCGGCCCGCCCGCCGGCCCCCACCGGATCGCGTGGATGGAGGCCGCGCTGGCCGTCCTGGCCGGCACCGGCCTGGACTGGGCGCACAAGGTCGGCGTCCTGTCGCTGATCGGCGGCTACGTGGCCCAGGCGACCCGCCAGGAGCACGAACTGACCCAGGGCCGCGAGGAGGGACAGGGCCAGGCCGACGCCGAACACGCGTGGGCCATGGCGTTGGCGCGCCTGGTCACCCCGGACCGCTTCCCGGAGACGGCGAACCTGTTCGCCTCCACCATGTTCGCCGCGCCACCGCCCGGCGCGGACGTGGCGGTCGACGCGGACTTCGCCCTGGGCCTCGACCTCATCCTCGACGGCGTGGCCGCCCGCATCGCCCGGCCCACCGCACCGCCCGGTCGAGTGGTTTAG